In the genome of Ancylomarina subtilis, one region contains:
- a CDS encoding imm11 family protein gives MSLENKVYKLNWNFNHSGDSEKDAFHLPFKNNIEFSADMISVSEFELPQRLYFQANFKIIEYIDYPLTDLHIQIISKRMLDIFNKLKNVKHRQVPITMIDDTFFGELFDRKGELNPNVPINNDFVAIQLMEYTDVFDYDKSEYEEDFILPVGHIYKLILKMPKDGFPSVFKLQECSSQVFVSEQMYGRMKKENIKGIEFEEIEVS, from the coding sequence ATGAGCCTTGAAAACAAAGTTTATAAATTGAATTGGAATTTTAATCATTCAGGTGACTCTGAAAAAGATGCTTTTCATCTACCATTCAAGAACAATATTGAATTCTCTGCTGATATGATAAGTGTAAGTGAGTTTGAATTGCCTCAAAGACTTTATTTTCAAGCAAATTTCAAAATCATAGAATATATTGATTACCCATTGACAGACCTTCATATTCAAATAATTAGTAAAAGAATGCTTGATATTTTTAATAAACTAAAGAATGTTAAGCATAGACAAGTTCCGATAACTATGATTGATGATACTTTTTTCGGTGAATTATTTGACAGGAAAGGTGAATTGAATCCTAATGTTCCAATAAATAACGACTTTGTTGCAATTCAGCTAATGGAGTATACTGATGTTTTTGACTATGATAAATCAGAGTATGAAGAAGACTTTATACTTCCAGTTGGACATATTTACAAATTGATACTTAAAATGCCAAAAGACGGATTTCCTTCAGTTTTTAAATTGCAAGAATGTTCAAGTCAAGTTTTTGTTTCAGAACAGATGTATGGCAGAATGAAAAAAGAGAATATTAAAGGCATTGAATTTGAGGAAATTGAAGTATCATAG